The sequence GGTGGTTCATGATGTACCTGGCCTAGGTCCGTTGATAATATGTTTCTCTCAATGCCAGTCTCTCTAATCGCTCTCACAATATCATTAATATCTGCCCTACTTGCAAGTACGGATTCGTAGCACCTCTCGAAGTAAACACCGTAGTTTACTAGTTCCTTCTGTTGCTCAATGTTGTACCTAGTCGTTGGAAATTCAGGATGTGTAATGATTATCTTCTTAACGCCGCGCTCCACAGCCCTCTTAACTAACTGTATGCCCTCGTTTGGACTTAGGTGGCCTGTGGCTAATGCCATGTTAAACTCCTTGATTATATCAAGGATCTCATCAATCTCAGGCTTGATCCTACCATCCTCATCAAATATACTCAAGGCATTACCAAGTAATCCCCTATCATAAAGCTCAAGCTGAGCCTTAGCCCATGCTGGTGGGTTGGGCTTACCTCGCCAATTAAGCAGTGATGATCTCTCATTTATTGAGTCAACTGTTGGGAACCAAACAATCTTAGCCCCTGATCTACCAGCTATATAAACTATCCTTGGGTTTAAGCCACCAACTGAGTTATTAAGCACGATTCCTCCAAAGACATCAATACCATTCACAATCCTCCTAACCAAGTAGGCCCTATCGTAGGTTGGTGAGTAGTGGTTCTTAATGATAAAACCGCCAAAGCCATAATTCCTATATAGCTTAGCTAAATCAACGTCATCAAGGAGCCTGGGCACAATATCAGGAGCACTATGAACATGTAAATCAAAGGCGCCCTTTAGCAAATTAATATCAATCATCATGGTTTTAATTTTCAAGGAATTCTTGTTTTAATTACTGTTGCTTAAGTATTTCTTCACCCATGTAAAGCCTTCCCTTGGTTTCACCAACCAGTAAGACCATGGCCAATACCAGCACGCCAGTGCCAATCATGAAATATATTGGTGAGTAAATATTATGGGTTGCTGCGATTAGGTATGTCATTATTAATGGTGCGGAACCGCCGAGGAATCCAACACCAATTTGATAGGCTAACGATATACCTGAGTATCTGACTTGAGGTGGGAACATCTCAACCAATACAATGGGTGTTATTGCACCTGCCAAATAATAAACAAATAATCCACCCAATATTATGGCAATAACCACCAGCGTTGGATTACCACTTAGGAGCATTAAGAAGTATGGCCACGCGAAGACTATGCCGAATATTGCATCCGCAAGCATTTGTGGTCTTCTACCGAACAAGTCAGAAAGATAACCAAATAGTATTGATGCGAATATTCCAATTACTGAGACTATCAGGATTCCCCACTGTGTCACGGCATAAGCAACATAAGGCTTACTGAATTCCTTTGCTATTGACGTTGCATAAGCTATTGAGAAGGAGTAGTTCATGTAGTACCAAATACCGTTAAAGACACCAACAAGGAATAGGGCAATCAATATTTGTCTCCAATGCTTTCTTAGAGCCTCCGATAACGGGCTCTTAACTACCTGGCCCCTACTTTGTAACTGTCTGAACACAGGTGAGTCTTCAACCCTCAATCTAACAATGATACCAAGTATTGCAATTATGAAGCCTATGCCAAATAATATCCTCCAGCCTATTGCTCGAAAACCAGCAGAGCCCAATGTATACGTCAATAATAATACTAGGCCGCTTATTAATAATGATGCGATTGATACCGTTGACTGAAGAATACCTGAATAAAGTCCCCTCCTATTTGGATTGATATATTCTGATGTTAGTGAGAACGAACCACCCCATTCGCCGCCCAGGGCAACGCCATCCAGGAATCTCATTGCTGCAAGTATTATTGGAGCGACAATGCCTATTTGATAATATGTAGGTAAAAATGCCACCACTAGTGATGCTATGCCAGCGAACAATAATGTGAAGTAAAGGGCATAGATCCTACCATGCCTATCACCAATATGGCCAAAAATAATGCCGCCAAGTGGTCTGCCTAGGAAGCCTATCAAGAATACTAAGTAATACCATAGTAAAGATAATACCGCCACTTTTGATGGGAAGAATAACTCAGCTATAACGGGTGCTAGTAAGCTATAAAGAAAGAAGTCATACCATTCAAATCCGATACCTACACTTGTACTTATTATCGCAAGCAATCTCATTGAAACCATATTTAATCAGAAATAATTATATAGTTATATTTTTAAGTTTTACTTTATCAAGCTTTATATAAATTATAAAGATGAAAGTTTAAATAATTCATTATTAAATATAAAGTAATGACTTGGTTTAAGATCGGTGTAATAATTCCATCGTCAAATACTACAGTCGAGAGGGAATTTAATCGTGCAATTAGGGAACCAGAGGCCACTATACATAGCTCTAGGATCATGCTTAGAGAGGTCACTTTAAAAGGTCTTGAAGAAATGGAAAGAGAAACAGAGAGGGCGGCCTTGGAGTTAAGTACAATTAGTCCTGATATTATTGCTTATGCATGCACAACAGGCAGTCTATTCAAGGGTCCTAATCACCATGTTGAAATTAAGGAAAGAATTGAACGCTTAACTAAGGTTAAGGCTGTAGCCACAGCAGGCGCGGTTGTTGATGCTATTAAGAAGCTGAATGCCAGTAAGGTATTAGTTGTCACGCCATACATAGATGAGTTAAATACTAAGGAGAAGGAGTTTCTTGAGGCACATGGGTTTAAAGTCGTTAATATACGTGGACTCGGTATTGTAGATAACACGGTAATTGGTTCACTAGACCCAAGAACTGCTTATGAAACCGCCTTAAATGCTTATAACCAATCTGGTCCGGACTTTGACGTATTATTCATATCATGCACTAACTGGAGAACCTTCGAGGTTATTGGTGCTATTGAAAGACGAATAAATAAACCCGTAGTAAGTAGTAATAGCGCAACATTATGGTCGGTCTTAAAGGAACTAGGGTTACGTGTAAAGCTAAACTATGATTTAGGAATGTTATTCAGTGATATTCAATAAGCATTTTCATCAATAATAGTTAATTTTATACGACCCCTTAAGGTTAATTGAAAATTAAAAGGTTCGCTTCCCAGTGGCCTTAATGAGTTGCCATCAACAATAAAGGGTGCATCATGTCCTGGAACCACCGCCTTAGCAATACTTAATGCCTTATTAATGCTTTCATTAGCCAGTTCATTACTATAATAAGTAAACGTCGCTTTTTTACTTAACGCCTCAGATACATACTTAATAGCATCGCCTGCAAGTAATGTCTTATCCTCAAGTAAAAGTCCCATGGTTCCACCCGTATGCCCAGGTAATAATATGAACCTTGCGCCAAGAAGCCCATTGTTATTATCAACAATAGTTAATCTATCCCTGATTAGATTAATTAAGTATGTTGCTAAGTATGGATCGCTAGGATTAGACTGCGCGTAATCTATTTCACTTCTTGAAATAATAATTTTCGCCTTAGGGAATAGCAACGCATTAATTGCGTGATCAAAATGCAGATGAGACAGTACGACATAGTCGATGTCATTAACGTTCAATCCCCTATTATGTAGCGCAGAAAGTAATGGTTCTCTATTCCCGTAATGCCCAGGATCAAAGACCATGTACTTATCATCGATTTTTATTAGAATAACATTGCAAAGACCTAAAAATCCTAAGTTTGTGATTAGCGGGATGCCTGGTAGCAATATTTCCCATCTATGCATATCAATTTAATTCGAGGACAAAGATTTAAATCTAATGTGTTAATCTCTTTCGGATTATTCATGACAATAGTTGCTGTTGATGTTGGTGGTACCTTTACGGATTTCGTGGTACTCAGGGATGATAGTACCATATACTCACTCAAGGTACTTAGTACCCCGAGGAGTCCTGAGGTTGCCGTGCTTGACGGCTTAAGGAGGATTAAGGAGCCAATCTCCGAGGTTCTTCACGCGACAACTATCGGCACTAATACATTGCTTGGTCAAGTTGGTCTCGAGATACCAAGAGTTGCTTTGTTTACTACGGTAGGTTTTAGGGACGTTATTGAAATTGGGCGTCAAAATAGGCCTAGGCTTTATGACTTGTTCTTCGATAAGCCGAGGTCCCTGGTGCCAAGGGAACTTAGATTTGAGGTTAATGAGAGGATTTTGGTTGATGGTACTGCGGCTAAGCAAATTGATCCCAGGGAGATTGAGGAGTACGCGGTTAGGGCTAAGTCGATGGGTGTTATCAGTGTTGCTGTTTCGTACCTTCATTCATACATTAACCCAGTTAATGAGGAGGCCACGGGTGACGTGCTTAGGAAGTACTTTAAGTACGTGAGCCTATCAAGCAAAGTTGCCCCTGAGCCTAGGGAGTATGAGAGGGCCTCAACCACGGTAGTCAACGCAGTTCTTATGCCAATAGTCAGTGAGTACGTAGCTAGGTTCTCCGAGGGGCTTAAGGAGCTTGGTATTGGCAGGTTTTACATAATGTCAAGCGCAGGTGGTCTTATAGATGCTAATGAAGCCATGGAAAGACCTGTTCAATTAATTGAGTCCGGGCCCGCCGCTGGTGCTGTGGCCGCTGCTGAGTTTTCCAAGTTAATTGGTGTTGAGAACGTGATCGGCTTTGACATGGGTGGTACCACGGCTAAGGCATCCTCAATACTCAAGCATGAGCCTGAGGTCACAACGGAGTATGAAGTTGGTGGTGAAGTTCATCACGGCAGGTTGGTCAAGGGCAGTGGGTATCCAGTTAGGTTCCCATTTATTGATCTTGCCGAGGTCTCGAGTGGTGGTGGGACGATTATTTGGCGTGATGAGGCCGGGGCACTCAGGGTAGGACCGATCAGTGCTGGTGCAGATCCGGGGCCGATGTGTTATGGCAGGGGTGGTAGGGAACCAACATTGACTGATGCTAATGTGGCCCTTGGCAGGATCGGTGAGTATCTACTTGGTGGCGAGATGAGGCTTGATAGGGATGCCGCGATTAAGGGCCTGTCGAGGCTTGGTGATCCCATTAACGCGGCTCTTGAGGCCGTTAGACTTGCAAACATTGAGATGGCTAGGGCGGTTAGGCTTGTGACTGTCGAGAGGGGTCTTGACCCAAGGGAATTCGCACTAATGGCTTTTGGTGGTGCTGGTCCTCAATTCGCGCCCTACATAGCTGAGGAGCTGGGCATAAATTCAGTGATTATACCGCCAGAGCCCGGCGCCTTTAGCGCCCTCGGACTGTTAATGGCTGATGAAAAGTTTGAGGCTAGGATTTCATTCCCAAAGGACCTCGAGGATGGGTTTAGGAGACTTGAGGATGAGTTGCTTAGTAGGTTGGGTAGGGTTGATTACTTCCTTAGGTATGCCGATGTTAGGTATGTTGGCCAGGGTTGGGAGTTAACAATACCCGTTGGGAGACCAGCAAGTGTAGATGATATTGAGAGGGCTTTCAATGATAGGCATCATGCAACGTATGGGTTTAAGTTAAATAAGCCCATTGAGGTTGTGACGATTAGGGTATTCGCGGTAATAACGAGGGTGAAGCCAAGGTTTAGGTCGCCAAAGGCTGAGGGCGAGGCCAAACCAAGGAGTTTCAGGAGGGTTTATTTCGATGATTGGGTTGAGACGCCAATTTACTGGCGTGATGACATGCCAATTACTCAAGTGATTGAGGGACCGGCGATAATCGAGGAGTACGGATCAACCATAGTGGTACCACCAAGGTGGAGGGTCATGATTAGTGGGCATGGTGAAGTAAGGATGATGCACTAAAATTCAGTTTGGCTAAATGATTCATGGAAATTCCCCAACGAAAAGGGAAGATTAAGCAAACACTCCATTCAACCCTAATGCCCTTTAGATCTCTCTCTTTCCTACAAGTCTCAGATTGGTTACTTTCCTTTACCGAGATAAAACTTAAGTATGAAGAGCTCTTCGTGAATTTGGTCAGGGCAATATCAATCAATTCATTAATACCTGAATCAATATGGGCAGTTTCTGCATCATTAAGCCAATTCCTAATACTTAATGTGGGTGTTTGGAACATGGACCTTATGGCAACCATTGTCTGGTTTATTTAGGGTGTTGAGACGGGCAAGGGTTCTAGTATTATAATTACCTCAGGTGAGACTTGATAAAAATAAGTTATTGATTCACGTTTATGTAAATATCACCACCATTAACTATGCTAAATATTATCACAAATCCATTATTACCTGTCAGGTCAAAGTGCGCCCCATAGCAGAATATCTGAGGTACTCCAGTTGAGTATGCATTGCCTCCAACATTCACTGTTATTGGATCCATTGTTGTGTCATCCATTGTGTAAATGGATAATGTTATTTCACCGGTGCTTTGCGGTGGTATTATTATTGAGGGTTCCAGGTTACATTGTGCTGAACCAATTATTGCTGTGCTGCCTAATACTAATTGATAGTTACCATTATTTCTGATACTTATTGTTATGATGGTCATATCATGTGTCACACTTAATGTAGCATTTGCCTTTACATAACTTGGATTGCTATCGCTATTATTATTCCATGAATTCATTAACGAATATACCGTTTGTTCTAGGCTGATCACATTAAAATGAAATGGTGCAAGTATTGCGATCATTAAAATGACCAAAGTGATTACTAGAATTATGTGTGAAAGATCCATACTACCCGTATTTATATTGTATTTCATTAAATGAAGAACCAAGTATTTCCTATTTAAATTTTTCTTTAATTTTCTAAGAATACCATCTAGTTTCAATTATTTTATTCTAATATTCAATTGCTCATTTAAAGGAAATAAAAATAAAAACGCCAATAATGATTAATCAATATGAACTCAAGGATAAGGATACCAGTGGTCTTCATAGACCCCGTTATTGGTGACCTAGGCAGTCCACCAGAATCTCTGAAATAGGTTTTTCAATAAGGTCAGCGATGATGAAGCCAATGAATGGACAAATAGGTGGATTAGGAATGCTGAAGTTGTTTATAACTATTCGATGGATGAAACTAAGAACTCTGCCAGGCTCTACGTGGCCATGAGAAACGCCGCGAGGGAATTAGGCGTTAATGTAATGGCCGTAGACTACATAGCGCTCTATAACATAGGCCTTTAAGGGCTTGGTCATGCCTCGGCCATATGCAGCTCTAATATGATGGGACAATACCGATTTGTGAGGCCGATCCCTACGCTACCGTGCTAATATTAATCACCAAGTACATATTCAACAGAAGTGGTTTTGTTGCGAATGTGGGTGTTGATGAGTAGAGAGGTGAGTTCATATATCATCATTGCTGTGCACCAACGAATCTGCATGGTAGTGACAAACCTGAGGTACCTTATAATAACGAAGGCTCACCTAGGGACTAATCATGCATCAGCGCATGTTAAATTGCCCACGAATGAGCCGGTGACTATTGTTGGTTTTAATCCCAAGGAGCAATTATTAACGGCTCATGTATATAGGTCAATAGATAATGAGTATTTACCACGGGCCTGCGCAACAAATCTCATAGGCAGTGGTAACGCGAGTAATGTTGCCCGTAATTGGAACTGGCATGGTTGGTGGCATAGGGTAGTGATTTATGGTGACTTTAGGAGGGGGCTAGAGGAGTTCACCAGATTACTTGGCTTAGGTTTTGCATGAGGATCTACAGCAGTAAGACCCTCCTAACCCGCTCATTTTAATGCCTTAAGCGCGTCAATTAACCATGCCAGGAATACACCGAGTCCGTATGGCACCTTCAGCATTAGTGGTATTATTATCATGAATGTAAATATCATCGGTACAATCTCGACGAGTATCCACACAATAATGATGACTATTGTAAATCCAATTGACTTCACAGCTCAGTACCTAACATAATTATCCCTGTCTAATAAAGGGCTACTATTGCTCCAATTATCAAGAGCACCCATGCAATCAACGCCCAACCCCTACTCTCTGAACTGATCATCGCTTTGTCTCGGCACGTAACCCCTTATAAATGATTGCTCCGTAATACTCCATGTACAGCGACAGTAAGTATTATTAAATTAAAACATGGTAATACACCCGTGTCCAAAAGAGCTAGGAAGAAGGAGGAGAGTAAGGAGCAGGGCACGGTATCAATAACCTCATTCCTTTACGGCACTGAGGAAAAACCAAGGACTGAGACGAAGCCAGCAACCAAGCCGACTGAGGCGAAGGCTGCTGAGACTAAGATCGCCGAGAAGGCCGCTCCTCAGCAATCATCGGGTATTGAGGATGCCATCCTAAGTCACATAATGAGTAGGGGAGTTATTGCTAAGGAGGAATTGATGGCTTGGGGTAAGTCCAAGGGGCTTAGGGTAGCTGATATTCTCAAGGCCATTGAGAACCTAAGTGGTAGAGGTAGGATTAGGAAGAGACTTAATGATAAGGGAAACTTGATCTACGAGTACGTTAAGTAATACCCGGGTAAAACACTGGTATTGAGGATCTATAGTTAATAAGTCCTGTTATTAAGTAGGATGCAATGTACGTGTTAGGATCAAGAGGAATTAGCAAGAATAAGGCAATGAGTCCTCAAGGTAGATCACCCTTGGCAAGGCCTGGGTGAGTCCTTAGGGATGATCCAACTAGAAAATAAGTAACCTCATCTATACAGAGTTTTTAGTTTCATTTATCATTTTATTGGATATGCAATAGATTATAAATTAATATTATAAAATATAGTATCATATTATGAAGAATTAATACTAATTATCAATATTCATATTATAAAAGACATAACTAGTAAGGCAACGCACACGTGACAATGCTAAATGTACTAAATGTTACATCGCAGTTCGTAATAAGCATAAACATGCAGCCCTGATTCCAGATGCAATGGCACCAATGTTAGGGAGTAAACAAGGTGAACCATGGGGGAAGAAAAACATAAAAACACGAGTAAGGCGTTAAGAGCGAGGGCCCGTAGCTCAGC is a genomic window of Vulcanisaeta souniana JCM 11219 containing:
- a CDS encoding hydantoinase/oxoprolinase family protein, producing MTIVAVDVGGTFTDFVVLRDDSTIYSLKVLSTPRSPEVAVLDGLRRIKEPISEVLHATTIGTNTLLGQVGLEIPRVALFTTVGFRDVIEIGRQNRPRLYDLFFDKPRSLVPRELRFEVNERILVDGTAAKQIDPREIEEYAVRAKSMGVISVAVSYLHSYINPVNEEATGDVLRKYFKYVSLSSKVAPEPREYERASTTVVNAVLMPIVSEYVARFSEGLKELGIGRFYIMSSAGGLIDANEAMERPVQLIESGPAAGAVAAAEFSKLIGVENVIGFDMGGTTAKASSILKHEPEVTTEYEVGGEVHHGRLVKGSGYPVRFPFIDLAEVSSGGGTIIWRDEAGALRVGPISAGADPGPMCYGRGGREPTLTDANVALGRIGEYLLGGEMRLDRDAAIKGLSRLGDPINAALEAVRLANIEMARAVRLVTVERGLDPREFALMAFGGAGPQFAPYIAEELGINSVIIPPEPGAFSALGLLMADEKFEARISFPKDLEDGFRRLEDELLSRLGRVDYFLRYADVRYVGQGWELTIPVGRPASVDDIERAFNDRHHATYGFKLNKPIEVVTIRVFAVITRVKPRFRSPKAEGEAKPRSFRRVYFDDWVETPIYWRDDMPITQVIEGPAIIEEYGSTIVVPPRWRVMISGHGEVRMMH
- a CDS encoding maleate cis-trans isomerase family protein — encoded protein: MTWFKIGVIIPSSNTTVEREFNRAIREPEATIHSSRIMLREVTLKGLEEMERETERAALELSTISPDIIAYACTTGSLFKGPNHHVEIKERIERLTKVKAVATAGAVVDAIKKLNASKVLVVTPYIDELNTKEKEFLEAHGFKVVNIRGLGIVDNTVIGSLDPRTAYETALNAYNQSGPDFDVLFISCTNWRTFEVIGAIERRINKPVVSSNSATLWSVLKELGLRVKLNYDLGMLFSDIQ
- a CDS encoding MBL fold metallo-hydrolase, whose protein sequence is MHRWEILLPGIPLITNLGFLGLCNVILIKIDDKYMVFDPGHYGNREPLLSALHNRGLNVNDIDYVVLSHLHFDHAINALLFPKAKIIISRSEIDYAQSNPSDPYLATYLINLIRDRLTIVDNNNGLLGARFILLPGHTGGTMGLLLEDKTLLAGDAIKYVSEALSKKATFTYYSNELANESINKALSIAKAVVPGHDAPFIVDGNSLRPLGSEPFNFQLTLRGRIKLTIIDENAY
- a CDS encoding DUF6282 family protein; this encodes MMIDINLLKGAFDLHVHSAPDIVPRLLDDVDLAKLYRNYGFGGFIIKNHYSPTYDRAYLVRRIVNGIDVFGGIVLNNSVGGLNPRIVYIAGRSGAKIVWFPTVDSINERSSLLNWRGKPNPPAWAKAQLELYDRGLLGNALSIFDEDGRIKPEIDEILDIIKEFNMALATGHLSPNEGIQLVKRAVERGVKKIIITHPEFPTTRYNIEQQKELVNYGVYFERCYESVLASRADINDIVRAIRETGIERNILSTDLGQVHHEPPPQGYVEFIEKIIKHGLTKEEIEIITKENQRKLLY
- a CDS encoding MFS transporter; this translates as MVSMRLLAIISTSVGIGFEWYDFFLYSLLAPVIAELFFPSKVAVLSLLWYYLVFLIGFLGRPLGGIIFGHIGDRHGRIYALYFTLLFAGIASLVVAFLPTYYQIGIVAPIILAAMRFLDGVALGGEWGGSFSLTSEYINPNRRGLYSGILQSTVSIASLLISGLVLLLTYTLGSAGFRAIGWRILFGIGFIIAILGIIVRLRVEDSPVFRQLQSRGQVVKSPLSEALRKHWRQILIALFLVGVFNGIWYYMNYSFSIAYATSIAKEFSKPYVAYAVTQWGILIVSVIGIFASILFGYLSDLFGRRPQMLADAIFGIVFAWPYFLMLLSGNPTLVVIAIILGGLFVYYLAGAITPIVLVEMFPPQVRYSGISLAYQIGVGFLGGSAPLIMTYLIAATHNIYSPIYFMIGTGVLVLAMVLLVGETKGRLYMGEEILKQQ